The following nucleotide sequence is from Gordonia jinghuaiqii.
CAGGCCAACTTCCCGCCGATCGAGGCGCGCTGGTTCTCGCTCGGACGCGTGGACGGCGTCACCGTGACCACTGCCGACGGCCGCGGCGTCGTGTACCGGCAGCGCGATCGCGACAAGATGATCGAGTTGGCGAAGGAGCACTTCGCCCTGGTCAAGGAGTTGCAGGAGAAGTTCCCGGAATGCAAGCAGCAGTACCGGGCCGCGCATCGCGAATTGACCAGTAAGGAGAGCTGGGCGGGTGTCTTCGGAATCGAATGATCAGGTGACGCAGGACGATTCAGTCCACATCGACATCCCGGTGCCGGCCCGCGAGGAGAAGTTGCTCGTCGCGATCCAGTCCGGCATCGGGTCGCAGCCCGGAGTGCGGTCCGCCGCTCGCGGCCTGTCGCACTTCGGTGAGCACTCGCTCGGCTGGCTCGCGATCTCCGGTGCCGGCTGGGCGCTGGCCCGACGCCGCGGCGACGCGCGGTCGCAGCGGCGCTGGATCGAGGCCGGTGTCGGCGCCTTCGGTGCGCACGCCGCGTCGGTGATCATCAAGCGTGTGGTGCGTCGGCCCCGCCCGAACCATCCGGCGATCGAGATCGGCGTGTCGACGCCGAGCAAGCTGAGCTTCCCGTCGTCGCACGCCACGTCGACGACGGCCGCGGCCATCCTGATCGGGCGGGCGGCCGGCCTGGACGCCAAGACGCTTCCCGCTCTGCTGGTGCCGCCGATGCTGCTGTCGCGCCTCGTCCTCGGGGTGCATTACCCCAGCGACGTCACCGCGGGCGCAGCGATCGGTGCCGCGAGCG
It contains:
- a CDS encoding phosphatase PAP2 family protein; this encodes MSSESNDQVTQDDSVHIDIPVPAREEKLLVAIQSGIGSQPGVRSAARGLSHFGEHSLGWLAISGAGWALARRRGDARSQRRWIEAGVGAFGAHAASVIIKRVVRRPRPNHPAIEIGVSTPSKLSFPSSHATSTTAAAILIGRAAGLDAKTLPALLVPPMLLSRLVLGVHYPSDVTAGAAIGAASAAAVIVGDKVLLEPTRNRTEHGRARRAAHVLARFGLTAAVPGGPLRYVAAPAVARVTRHRESA